The Streptomyces sp. HUAS CB01 genome has a segment encoding these proteins:
- a CDS encoding M4 family metallopeptidase gives MRKPRHNQGRPAIGVTRGTGAAALLAAAGLLITAVPAQAATPPPAPPVEVVPGEDTATPALVEGLHEPVDAKAAPADAARGHLEARESRYRIAEPRRDLAPVRTLKRGADETVRLQQKHRGIPVLGGQYVVRMENSGGKRVVTGTSGKYFTGLTAGTEATVAEDVAVRRAVSATAARLGNSRLSKADAIRKEGEKSQKAQALTGTAGGLVVIPRGEGVLARHVTVRGTNPVTGEPVLEEVYVDARSGFPVLQYSGIKSVTGPKAASGRPAQARTAPATAAADEPAAPAAKGSGLRLDGGRVDLELSLDAATGRYGMTDHVRMADTSKNTLSTWDASSQDVGDVSGRWPSGIKVFESATAEFGKAATDAGAVDAHWAAGQVYDYYKKQHGRNGLDGRGSTVNSLVGVTLFGGSYVNAFWDGQKMVYGSGDEEFKPLSADLDVVGHEMTHGVVENTANLVYAGQSGALNEAVADYFGNAIDVTASGRSMDDPDAGLIGEDLCRTKSARECALRDLDDGATTSKNFLGVTFGTDNGGVHLNSTIFSGALWDMRQDLGGELADRIVYKALSEYMTPLDGFTEGRNAVLAAAKDLGVTAKQQNVVKRSFSAHGIVPGWEDALGVDTDQLLGKLNISGTGAQAGGGWWTASQSNDDGSEPYSVYAGRADGSGNPKLISPNDGRFHVYPATDGKTVVWAAYGTTSLDILSRPLAGGPIKKLHTSTSDIAGLRVENGVVVFESFGFFGDRHVAYLRPGDTRPTYADGGSFFLATALPSISQGRIAYAKLYPGETDYLLGVEVLDLRTGTKTLTGQLGEPQSLGQTGINGKHVFWLTDDNLNDTGQMGVRRADLDGRNVYDIAPEAKPRALHAADLTVSEEAVTVSSQTPDTQWRNESLSKLWQLTTDGSRLERVSCNRGEQLSPAAVSGKQVVWLDGTTGFTDLVTRTRPAGLCG, from the coding sequence GTGCGCAAGCCCAGGCACAACCAGGGAAGACCGGCAATCGGCGTCACCAGGGGGACAGGGGCCGCGGCGCTCCTGGCCGCTGCCGGTCTCCTGATCACCGCGGTCCCGGCCCAGGCGGCGACCCCGCCGCCGGCACCGCCCGTCGAGGTCGTCCCCGGGGAGGACACCGCGACACCCGCTCTCGTCGAAGGGCTGCACGAGCCCGTGGACGCCAAGGCCGCTCCGGCGGACGCGGCCCGCGGACACCTCGAGGCCAGGGAGAGCCGCTACCGCATCGCCGAGCCGCGACGGGACCTCGCTCCCGTCCGGACGCTGAAGCGGGGCGCGGACGAGACCGTTCGGCTCCAGCAGAAGCACCGGGGCATACCGGTGCTCGGCGGGCAGTACGTGGTGCGGATGGAGAACTCCGGCGGCAAGCGCGTCGTCACCGGCACCTCCGGAAAGTACTTCACCGGGCTGACCGCCGGCACCGAGGCGACGGTCGCCGAGGACGTCGCGGTGCGTCGCGCGGTGAGCGCCACGGCGGCCCGGCTCGGCAACTCCCGGCTCAGCAAGGCCGACGCCATCCGCAAGGAGGGCGAGAAGTCGCAGAAGGCGCAGGCGCTCACCGGCACCGCGGGCGGCCTCGTCGTCATCCCGCGGGGCGAGGGCGTCCTGGCCCGCCATGTCACGGTGCGCGGCACCAACCCGGTGACCGGCGAGCCGGTCCTGGAGGAGGTGTACGTCGACGCGCGGTCCGGGTTCCCGGTGCTGCAGTACAGCGGCATCAAGTCCGTCACCGGCCCGAAGGCCGCCTCCGGCCGGCCGGCCCAGGCGCGCACCGCACCGGCGACCGCCGCGGCCGACGAGCCCGCCGCCCCCGCCGCCAAGGGCAGCGGCCTGCGCCTCGACGGCGGCAGGGTCGATCTGGAACTCAGCCTCGACGCGGCGACCGGCCGGTACGGCATGACCGACCACGTCCGCATGGCCGACACCAGCAAGAACACCCTCAGCACCTGGGACGCCTCCAGCCAGGACGTCGGGGACGTCTCGGGCCGGTGGCCCAGCGGAATCAAGGTGTTCGAGTCCGCGACCGCCGAGTTCGGCAAGGCGGCCACCGACGCGGGCGCCGTCGACGCCCACTGGGCGGCCGGCCAGGTCTACGACTACTACAAGAAGCAGCACGGCCGGAACGGGCTCGACGGCCGGGGCTCGACCGTGAACTCGCTGGTGGGCGTGACCCTCTTCGGCGGCTCGTACGTCAACGCGTTCTGGGACGGCCAGAAGATGGTGTACGGCTCGGGCGACGAGGAGTTCAAGCCGCTCTCCGCCGATCTCGACGTCGTGGGCCACGAGATGACCCACGGAGTCGTGGAGAACACCGCCAACCTCGTCTACGCCGGCCAGTCCGGCGCGCTGAACGAGGCCGTCGCCGACTACTTCGGCAACGCCATCGACGTCACCGCCTCCGGCCGGTCCATGGACGACCCGGACGCGGGCCTCATCGGCGAGGACCTGTGCCGCACCAAGAGCGCGCGGGAATGCGCCCTGCGCGACCTCGACGACGGCGCCACCACCTCGAAGAACTTCCTCGGCGTGACGTTCGGCACCGACAACGGCGGCGTCCACCTCAACTCCACGATCTTCTCCGGCGCGCTGTGGGACATGCGCCAGGACCTCGGCGGAGAACTCGCCGACCGGATCGTGTACAAGGCGCTGTCCGAGTACATGACGCCGCTCGACGGCTTCACGGAGGGCCGCAACGCCGTGCTGGCCGCGGCGAAGGACCTCGGTGTCACCGCGAAGCAGCAGAACGTGGTGAAACGGTCCTTCAGTGCCCACGGCATCGTGCCCGGCTGGGAGGACGCGCTCGGCGTCGACACCGACCAGCTCCTCGGCAAGCTGAACATCAGCGGCACCGGGGCCCAGGCCGGCGGCGGCTGGTGGACCGCGTCGCAGTCGAACGACGACGGCTCCGAGCCGTACTCCGTCTACGCGGGCCGGGCGGACGGCTCCGGCAACCCCAAGCTGATCAGCCCCAATGACGGACGCTTCCACGTGTACCCGGCGACGGACGGCAAGACCGTCGTCTGGGCGGCCTACGGCACGACGAGCCTGGACATCCTCTCCCGTCCGCTCGCCGGCGGCCCCATCAAGAAGCTGCACACCTCGACCAGCGACATCGCGGGACTGCGGGTCGAGAACGGCGTCGTCGTCTTCGAGAGCTTCGGCTTCTTCGGCGACCGCCACGTCGCCTATCTCCGGCCCGGCGACACCCGGCCCACCTACGCCGACGGCGGCAGCTTCTTCCTGGCCACGGCGCTCCCGTCGATCTCGCAGGGCAGGATCGCGTACGCCAAGCTGTACCCGGGCGAGACCGACTACCTGCTCGGCGTCGAGGTCCTGGACCTCAGGACCGGCACCAAGACGCTGACGGGGCAGCTCGGCGAGCCGCAGAGCCTCGGCCAGACCGGCATCAACGGCAAGCACGTCTTCTGGCTGACCGACGACAACCTCAACGACACCGGCCAGATGGGTGTGCGCCGGGCGGACCTCGACGGCCGCAACGTCTACGACATCGCCCCCGAGGCGAAGCCGCGGGCGCTGCACGCCGCCGACCTGACGGTGTCCGAGGAAGCGGTCACCGTCAGCAGCCAGACGCCCGACACCCAGTGGCGCAACGAGTCGCTGTCGAAGCTGTGGCAGCTGACCACGGACGGCAGCCGGCTCGAGCGCGTCTCCTGCAACCGCGGTGAGCAGCTGTCGCCCGCCGCGGTGTCCGGAAAGCAGGTCGTGTGGCTGGACGGCACGACCGGCTTCACGGACCTGGTCACCCGCACCCGCCCCGCGGGCCTCTGCGGCTGA
- a CDS encoding MarR family winged helix-turn-helix transcriptional regulator, translated as MHGSGTGNGTEPRGGSGVDQEVQEVQEFLALERELAVFLRRARASSGEMAREVHPELEPAAYGLLVRLEESGAQRATDLAGYFGVGKATMSRQLRALEELGLVVREPDPADGRASLVRLTDEGLTRFRAVRKARRDRYVRKLAGWDRGEVAELARLLHQLNARSEG; from the coding sequence GTGCACGGAAGCGGTACGGGGAACGGGACCGAGCCGAGGGGAGGGAGTGGTGTGGACCAGGAGGTCCAGGAGGTCCAGGAGTTCCTCGCGCTGGAGCGGGAGTTGGCCGTCTTCCTGCGCCGGGCCCGGGCGAGCTCCGGCGAGATGGCCCGCGAGGTCCACCCCGAACTGGAGCCCGCCGCGTACGGGCTGCTCGTACGGCTCGAGGAGTCGGGCGCGCAGCGTGCCACCGATCTCGCCGGCTACTTCGGCGTCGGCAAGGCGACGATGAGCCGGCAGCTCCGCGCGCTGGAGGAGCTGGGACTGGTCGTCCGCGAGCCCGATCCTGCCGACGGGCGCGCCTCGCTCGTCCGGCTGACCGACGAGGGGCTCACCAGGTTCCGCGCCGTGCGGAAGGCACGCCGCGACCGGTACGTGCGGAAGCTGGCCGGCTGGGACCGCGGAGAGGTCGCCGAACTGGCCCGCCTGCTGCACCAGCTCAACGCCCGCTCCGAGGGCTAG
- a CDS encoding protein phosphatase 2C domain-containing protein, with the protein MRFELVTVPGAAERPNEDWASLALPASGQGGSLVVLDGVTPPRGGDGCVHGVPWFTSRLGGALLELSGSRRDIPLADVLALSIRRTADAHRESCDLSHVRTPQATVVVARWDAGTVEHLVLSDSTLLLESPDGVVHAVLDDRLDRIPREILRSLSATDALRNQDGGFFTAAADPEVAVHAVTGTTPRAEVRAVAALTDGASRWTDLFEEGSWADLMALLRKEGPHGLVGRVRALEAADARRGGATRWKTHDDATAVYAELRDPAARTGV; encoded by the coding sequence ATGCGTTTCGAACTCGTCACCGTGCCCGGCGCAGCCGAACGCCCGAACGAGGACTGGGCGTCACTCGCCCTCCCGGCCTCGGGCCAGGGCGGATCGCTGGTCGTCCTGGACGGGGTGACACCACCTCGCGGCGGCGACGGGTGTGTGCACGGCGTCCCCTGGTTCACCTCGCGCCTGGGCGGAGCACTGCTCGAACTGTCCGGTTCGCGACGGGATATACCTCTGGCCGACGTCCTGGCCCTGTCCATCAGGCGCACCGCCGACGCCCACCGCGAAAGCTGTGACCTTTCTCACGTCCGCACGCCTCAGGCAACTGTCGTCGTCGCGCGGTGGGACGCAGGAACGGTCGAGCACCTCGTTCTCTCGGACTCGACGCTGCTGCTGGAGTCACCGGACGGAGTCGTGCACGCGGTACTGGACGACCGGCTCGACCGGATCCCGCGGGAGATCCTCCGCTCGCTCAGTGCGACGGACGCCCTGAGAAACCAGGACGGCGGCTTCTTCACGGCTGCGGCGGACCCGGAGGTGGCGGTGCACGCGGTCACGGGCACGACCCCGCGTGCGGAGGTGCGGGCGGTCGCGGCGCTCACCGACGGGGCGTCCCGCTGGACCGACCTCTTCGAGGAGGGGAGTTGGGCGGACCTCATGGCGCTGCTGCGCAAGGAGGGGCCCCACGGGCTGGTCGGCCGCGTGCGGGCGCTGGAGGCGGCGGACGCCCGGCGGGGCGGGGCGACGCGCTGGAAGACGCACGACGACGCGACGGCGGTGTACGCGGAGCTCCGGGACCCTGCCGCGCGCACGGGGGTGTGA